A region of Salvelinus alpinus chromosome 6, SLU_Salpinus.1, whole genome shotgun sequence DNA encodes the following proteins:
- the LOC139578265 gene encoding arg8-vasotocin receptor-like gives MHTPVHGLLFNGVNQSLVFSPTDDPIMGILGNGTVLPNGSDPFGRNEEVAKIEITVLSITFVVAVIGNVSVLLAMFNTKKKKSRMHLFIRHLSIADLVVAFFQVLPQLCWKITFRFYGPDVLCRIVKHLQVMGMFASTYMMVMMTLDRYIAICHPLKTLQQPTQRSYIMIISTWMCSLVLSMPQYFIFSLSEIKNGSVVYDCWGHFIEPWGVKAYITWITVSIFVIPVFILMICYGFICHSIWKNIRYKTRNTHAGVASKNGLMGINSVSNVTTISRAKLRTVKMTFVIVLAYIICWSPFFIVQMWSVWDENFAWDESENTAVTLSALLASLNSCCNPWIYMIFSGNLLHDFTLCFPCCNKLRYKFKKEDSDSSLRRNTALTKMTNRSPTCSSGTWKDSDNSP, from the exons ATGCACACTCCCGTCCATGGGCTCCTCTTCAACGGAGTCAACCAATCTCTGGTTTTCAGTCCTACGGATGATCCGATCATGGGGATCCTTGGCAATGGCACCGTCCTCCCGAACGGGAGCGATCCTTTTGGAAGAAATGAAGAGGTCGCCAAAATAGAGATAACGGTCCTCAGCATCACCTTTGTGGTGGCTGTGATTGGGAACGTCAGTGTCTTGCTGGCCATGTTCAACACTAAGAAAAAGAAGTCGAGAATGCACCTCTTCATCCGGCACCTCAGCATAGCTGACCTGGTGGTCGCTTTCTTCCAGGTCCTGCCGCAGCTCTGCTGGAAGATCACCTTTCGCTTCTACGGGCCAGATGTCCTGTGCAGGATAGTGAAGCACCTCCAGGTGATGGGCATGTTCGCCTCCACCtacatgatggtgatgatgacctTGGACCGTTACATCGCCATCTGCCACCCTCTGAAGACCCTTCAGCAGCCCACCCAGCGGTCCTATATTATGATCATCAGCACCTGGATGTGTAGTCTGGTCCTCAGCATGCCGCAGTACTTTATCTTCTCTCTGAGTGAGATCAAGAACGGTTCGGTTGTCTACGACTGTTGGGGCCACTTCATAGAACCGTGGGGTGTAAAGGCGTACATCACTTGGATAACCGTCAGTATATTCGTAATCCCAGTGTTCATTCTGATGATATGCTACGGGTTCATCTGCCACAGCATATGGAAGAACATAAGGTATAAAACCAGAAACACACACGCGGGTGTTGCGTCAAAAAACGGTCTGATGGGAATTAACTCTGTTAGCAACGTTACTACTATATCCAGAGCGAAATTGAGAACTGTCAAAATGACTTTTGTGATTGTCCTGGCTTACATAATATGCTGGTCACCTTTTTTCATCGTGCAGATGTGGTCGGTGTGGGATGAGAATTTCGCATGGGACG AATCTGAGAACACCGCTGTCACACTGTCCGCGCTCCTCGCGAGTCTAAACAGCTGCTGTAACCCGTGGATATACATGATCTTCAGCGGGAATCTTCTTCACGACTTTACTCTCTGTTTCCCGTGCTGTAATAAATTACGCTACAAGTTCAAGAAAGAGGACTCGGACAGCAGTCTCCGGAGAAATACGGCATTGACTAAAATGACCAACCGAAGCCCAACGTGCAGTTCAGGCACTTGGAAAGACAGTGACAACTCCCCCTAG